A stretch of the Mycobacterium sp. ITM-2016-00317 genome encodes the following:
- a CDS encoding Glu/Leu/Phe/Val dehydrogenase → MPSSSILTAVRADPLGDAQQQLRDAADILGFDDGMVAILGRPRREVTVSIPLRRDSGDIEVLEGHRVQHNLSRGPAKGGLRYSPNVDLDEVRALAMWMTWKCALIDVPYGGAKGGVRIDPRMYSVAELERVTRRYTSEILPVIGPERDIPAPDIGTDEQTMAWIMDTVSVNRGHTTLGVVTGKPLSLGGSLGRANATSQGIVDVALEALRSRGIKPEAATAAVQGFGKVGRGAALLLQDLGVRVVAVSDEYGALYDDRGLDLAALDRHAAACGTVTGFAGADVIDGDRVLELDVDLLVPAAVEGVLHAENAQRVQATVVVEGANGPTTAEADRILAERDVLVVPDILANAGGVVVSYFEWVQANQAYWWSATEVEARLKTRMLRAWQTVTECAEKRQISLRKAATVLAVETVAQAHRLRGLYP, encoded by the coding sequence ATGCCCTCCAGCAGCATCCTCACCGCAGTTCGAGCCGACCCGCTCGGCGACGCACAGCAGCAATTACGCGATGCCGCAGACATTCTCGGCTTCGACGACGGCATGGTGGCGATCCTCGGCCGCCCCCGGCGCGAGGTCACCGTCAGCATCCCACTACGGCGCGACAGCGGTGACATCGAGGTGCTGGAAGGGCACCGGGTCCAGCACAATCTGTCCCGGGGGCCGGCCAAGGGTGGACTTCGGTACAGCCCGAACGTCGACCTGGACGAGGTGCGGGCGCTGGCGATGTGGATGACCTGGAAATGCGCGCTGATCGACGTGCCCTACGGCGGCGCGAAGGGCGGCGTGCGCATCGACCCGAGGATGTACTCCGTCGCCGAACTGGAGCGGGTGACCCGGCGGTACACCAGCGAGATCCTGCCCGTCATCGGACCGGAACGGGACATCCCGGCCCCGGACATCGGCACCGATGAGCAGACCATGGCCTGGATCATGGACACCGTCTCGGTCAACCGTGGCCACACCACTCTCGGCGTCGTGACCGGTAAGCCGTTGTCGCTCGGCGGTTCTCTCGGTCGCGCCAATGCCACGTCGCAGGGCATCGTGGACGTCGCGTTGGAGGCGCTGCGCAGCCGGGGTATCAAACCGGAGGCCGCCACGGCGGCCGTGCAGGGGTTCGGCAAGGTCGGCAGGGGAGCGGCCCTGCTGCTGCAGGACCTCGGCGTGCGGGTGGTCGCGGTGAGCGACGAGTACGGCGCACTGTACGACGACCGCGGCCTGGACCTCGCCGCTCTGGACCGGCACGCCGCCGCCTGCGGTACGGTCACCGGCTTCGCCGGCGCCGACGTCATCGACGGCGACCGGGTCCTCGAACTCGACGTCGATCTGTTGGTGCCCGCGGCGGTGGAAGGCGTCCTGCACGCCGAGAACGCGCAGCGCGTCCAGGCGACGGTGGTGGTCGAGGGCGCCAACGGCCCGACCACCGCAGAGGCCGACCGGATCCTCGCCGAGCGCGACGTCCTGGTGGTGCCCGACATCCTGGCCAATGCCGGCGGTGTGGTCGTGTCCTATTTCGAGTGGGTGCAGGCCAACCAGGCGTACTGGTGGAGCGCGACCGAGGTCGAGGCGCGGCTCAAGACCAGGATGCTGCGGGCATGGCAGACGGTCACCGAATGCGCTGAGAAGAGGCAGATCTCATTGCGCAAAGCGGCGACCGTCCTGGCTGTGGAGACCGTCGCCCAGGCGCACCGGCTTCGGGGACTCTATC
- a CDS encoding LLM class flavin-dependent oxidoreductase: MDIGLFVVPFRAPQTDLYQGFEWDMQCIRWAEEFGLSEVWVAEHSTMRWEPVCSPEMYLAAAAVQTKRIKLATGANVPAHHNPMALAYRLMQLDMMSGGRLIVGLGAGAYATDQLLHGNDNPPAKMREAVEIMQLVWTKKGPFKYEGEYWSFEIPGYDEVQQGPFMEPVQKPHPPLAMAGLSELSGTLKQAGKLGHIPMSFNVGREYLAGHWYRYMEGAEAAGNVADRNQWRVAHNILVADTDEEAMDLCVNGAMGQTYREWMLPGYARGGMLKNMVPELGVDKAEDVPIDYLAREKWLVGSPDTVVEKLKKDLEASGGFGTIITFTFDYLDQPERYKRHFELLGTEVIPRIKDITFRTETLAELPVPEGLQPANA, translated from the coding sequence ATGGATATCGGCTTGTTCGTGGTGCCGTTCCGGGCTCCTCAGACCGACCTGTATCAGGGGTTTGAGTGGGACATGCAGTGTATTCGATGGGCGGAGGAATTCGGCCTGTCCGAGGTGTGGGTGGCTGAGCACTCCACGATGCGCTGGGAACCGGTCTGCAGCCCGGAAATGTACCTCGCCGCGGCCGCGGTGCAGACCAAGCGGATCAAGCTGGCGACCGGTGCCAACGTCCCCGCTCACCACAACCCGATGGCGCTGGCCTACCGGTTGATGCAGCTGGACATGATGTCGGGAGGCCGTCTGATCGTCGGACTCGGCGCCGGCGCCTACGCCACCGACCAGCTCCTGCACGGCAACGACAATCCTCCGGCGAAGATGCGTGAGGCCGTCGAGATCATGCAGCTGGTGTGGACGAAGAAGGGCCCCTTCAAGTACGAAGGCGAGTACTGGTCCTTCGAGATCCCCGGTTACGACGAGGTCCAGCAGGGCCCCTTCATGGAGCCCGTGCAGAAGCCGCACCCGCCCCTGGCGATGGCCGGTCTGTCCGAGCTGTCCGGCACTCTGAAGCAGGCCGGAAAGCTGGGACACATCCCGATGAGCTTCAATGTCGGCCGCGAATACCTGGCCGGACACTGGTACCGCTACATGGAGGGCGCCGAGGCTGCCGGCAATGTCGCCGACCGCAATCAGTGGCGCGTCGCGCACAATATCCTGGTCGCCGACACCGACGAAGAAGCCATGGACCTGTGCGTCAACGGCGCCATGGGCCAGACCTACCGGGAGTGGATGCTGCCCGGTTACGCCCGCGGCGGCATGCTCAAGAACATGGTGCCCGAACTCGGTGTCGACAAGGCCGAGGATGTGCCGATCGACTACCTGGCCCGGGAGAAGTGGCTGGTCGGTTCTCCCGACACCGTGGTGGAGAAGCTGAAGAAGGATCTTGAGGCGTCCGGCGGTTTCGGGACGATCATCACGTTCACCTTCGACTACCTCGATCAGCCCGAACGGTACAAGCGTCACTTCGAACTGCTCGGCACCGAGGTGATCCCGCGGATCAAGGACATCACTTTCCGGACTGAGACCCTCGCTGAACTGCCGGTCCCCGAGGGCCTGCAGCCGGCCAACGCCTAA
- a CDS encoding aldehyde dehydrogenase family protein encodes MSVTTTQQTYAAALTELRNADPTIVPHVIGGKEYFDGALIEREDPCDPRRIVSGCHEAPAELVQLAVDTSRAAQREWARVPVAERAARVRRAIDHAIEHRDEFALRLSLELGKSYAAAVGEVEETLQFLRIYPDMVEQPHAFEDEVLQPAALPAQSLLRPYGVFAIITPFNYPIPLAAGPAIAAVLAGNGAVIKSDQHAPWAVQAAYELFAAMDLPTGLVNIVHGGDAAGKALVAADVDGISFVGSAEAGASIMRQVAAGPYMRPVIAEMGGKNPVIVTDTADLELAADGIIFSSFDVAGQKCSGLSRVLVTPGVRARLTELVVERAAAVKYADPTHPDAYAGPLVNKEAVDRYVKVVADARAAGFTVAGGERLDDHGYFVQPTVVRDVPEDHWLARTEHFVPLVTISEVASFEEALAAANDSDLGLSAGIYTGSREEARRFLDEMEAGCINVNAKGHAVTGWWPGDQTFGGWKGSGSTGKQAYGKWYVQQFAREQARKISVEFKDLLD; translated from the coding sequence ATGAGCGTCACCACCACCCAGCAGACATACGCCGCCGCCCTCACCGAGCTCCGTAATGCCGATCCGACGATCGTGCCGCACGTGATCGGCGGCAAGGAGTACTTCGACGGAGCGCTGATCGAGCGCGAGGATCCGTGCGATCCGCGCCGCATCGTGAGCGGCTGCCATGAGGCCCCGGCCGAACTGGTGCAACTCGCCGTCGACACCAGCCGCGCCGCGCAGCGCGAATGGGCCAGAGTGCCCGTCGCCGAGCGTGCGGCCCGGGTGCGCCGGGCCATCGATCACGCCATCGAGCACCGCGATGAATTTGCACTGCGGCTTTCGCTGGAGCTCGGAAAGTCCTACGCCGCGGCCGTCGGCGAGGTGGAGGAGACCCTGCAGTTCCTCCGCATCTACCCCGACATGGTGGAACAGCCCCACGCTTTCGAAGACGAGGTTCTGCAGCCGGCCGCGCTGCCCGCGCAGTCGCTGCTGCGGCCCTATGGCGTCTTCGCCATCATCACACCGTTCAACTACCCGATCCCGCTGGCGGCGGGCCCGGCCATCGCGGCCGTGCTGGCGGGCAACGGTGCGGTGATCAAGAGCGACCAGCATGCGCCATGGGCCGTACAGGCGGCCTACGAACTTTTCGCGGCGATGGATCTGCCGACGGGCCTGGTGAACATCGTCCATGGCGGTGACGCCGCGGGTAAGGCCCTGGTCGCCGCCGACGTCGACGGCATCTCGTTCGTCGGCTCAGCGGAAGCCGGCGCCTCGATCATGCGACAGGTCGCCGCCGGACCTTACATGCGCCCGGTGATCGCCGAGATGGGCGGCAAGAACCCCGTCATCGTCACCGACACCGCCGACCTCGAGCTGGCCGCGGACGGAATCATCTTCTCCTCCTTCGATGTCGCGGGCCAGAAGTGCTCCGGTCTGTCGCGCGTTCTGGTGACGCCCGGCGTCCGCGCGCGGCTGACCGAACTGGTCGTCGAGCGTGCCGCTGCGGTGAAGTACGCCGACCCCACCCATCCCGACGCGTACGCGGGTCCGCTGGTCAACAAGGAAGCCGTGGACCGTTACGTAAAGGTGGTCGCCGACGCGCGCGCGGCCGGTTTCACCGTGGCTGGCGGTGAGCGGCTGGATGATCACGGCTACTTCGTGCAGCCGACCGTCGTCCGCGACGTTCCCGAGGATCACTGGCTGGCACGCACCGAGCACTTCGTGCCGCTGGTGACGATCAGCGAGGTGGCCTCGTTCGAGGAAGCGCTCGCTGCGGCCAACGACAGTGACCTCGGTCTGTCGGCCGGCATCTACACCGGGAGCCGTGAGGAGGCCCGGAGGTTCCTCGACGAGATGGAAGCCGGCTGCATCAACGTCAACGCCAAGGGCCATGCCGTCACCGGCTGGTGGCCGGGCGATCAGACGTTCGGCGGCTGGAAGGGCAGTGGGTCCACCGGCAAGCAGGCCTACGGCAAGTGGTACGTGCAGCAGTTCGCCCGGGAGCAGGCCCGCAAGATCTCCGTCGAGTTCAAGGACCTCCTCGACTGA